One Desulfovibrio sp. genomic window carries:
- a CDS encoding glycosyltransferase — MKTLRILIFIPTFNEHGNVERMARELSALKLDADILFLDDNSPDGTGVLLDSLAEQIPSMSVIHRSGKMGIGSAHQEGIRHAYEGDYDVLITLDCDFTHDPKDIPRMLVALEGYDVALGSRYMQRGSLPGWNLSRRCLTLFGHFLTSTLLGLPQDASGAFRAYNLRRIKRDIFELVVSRSYSFFYESLFVLVRNGLSIKEIPIVLPARTYGSSKLSTREAIRGGMYLVRLCLENLAHPERFRQGRPADSLLGDSPATDWDAYWAKKQSAGALAYEVVAAVYRKLFIRLNVRRAIFDNFEPHAKLLHAGCGSGQADVDLHERFNVTAVDISMEALELYGRNNPAVHRLEQADLFKLPFASGSFDGVFNLGVMEHFDEKQIQILLEEFHRVLKPGGKVVFFWPHARATSVQVIRVIHFVMRWILGKTSKLHPDEITLIYDKAHARSLLESAKFKLERYTFGPRDLFVQALIVGTKI; from the coding sequence TTGAAAACGCTCCGCATTCTCATCTTCATCCCCACATTCAACGAGCATGGCAATGTGGAGCGGATGGCCAGGGAGTTGTCCGCCCTGAAGCTGGACGCTGATATTCTTTTCTTAGACGATAATTCCCCGGACGGTACAGGGGTACTGCTGGATAGTCTGGCCGAGCAGATACCCAGTATGTCCGTGATCCACCGCTCCGGTAAAATGGGGATAGGGTCCGCCCACCAAGAAGGCATCAGGCACGCCTACGAAGGTGATTATGACGTGCTGATTACTCTTGATTGCGATTTCACGCATGATCCCAAAGATATCCCTCGCATGCTGGTGGCTCTTGAAGGGTATGACGTGGCCCTGGGGTCACGCTATATGCAACGAGGCAGTCTCCCGGGATGGAATCTGAGCCGGCGTTGTCTCACCCTTTTCGGACATTTCCTGACATCCACTTTGCTAGGGCTCCCACAGGATGCGAGCGGGGCCTTTCGTGCTTATAACTTGCGCAGGATCAAGAGGGACATCTTCGAATTGGTTGTGTCGAGGAGCTATTCTTTTTTTTACGAAAGCCTGTTCGTTCTGGTTCGAAACGGCCTTTCCATCAAAGAGATACCAATTGTGCTTCCCGCTCGTACCTATGGTAGCTCAAAGCTTTCAACACGTGAAGCGATTCGCGGCGGTATGTATCTAGTGCGTTTGTGTTTGGAAAACTTGGCCCATCCCGAGCGGTTTCGGCAGGGAAGGCCGGCGGATTCCTTGCTCGGCGATTCTCCAGCAACGGATTGGGACGCGTATTGGGCCAAGAAGCAAAGTGCCGGGGCCTTGGCTTATGAAGTGGTAGCAGCTGTTTACCGCAAACTTTTCATCCGGTTGAACGTTCGCCGCGCGATCTTCGATAACTTTGAGCCGCATGCGAAGCTTCTGCACGCAGGCTGCGGATCTGGACAGGCTGATGTGGACCTGCATGAGCGATTTAACGTCACTGCTGTGGACATATCCATGGAGGCTTTGGAACTCTATGGACGGAATAATCCGGCAGTCCATCGCCTGGAGCAGGCTGACCTCTTCAAGCTGCCCTTCGCATCCGGAAGTTTCGACGGCGTATTCAATTTGGGGGTGATGGAGCATTTTGACGAGAAGCAGATCCAAATCCTGCTTGAGGAGTTCCATCGGGTGTTAAAACCGGGCGGCAAGGTAGTGTTCTTCTGGCCCCACGCCCGCGCCACTAGTGTCCAGGTAATAAGGGTCATTCATTTCGTGATGCGTTGGATCCTGGGGAAAACTTCCAAGCTCCATCCTGATGAAATCACCCTGATATATGACAAAGCTCACGCCCGCTCCCTACTGGAAAGTGCCAAGTTCAAGTTGGAACGATACACATTTGGCCCCCGAGACTTGTTTGTCCAGGCTCTGATAGTGGGGACTAAAATATAA